One Salisaeta longa DSM 21114 genomic window carries:
- a CDS encoding serine/threonine-protein kinase, with translation MSSNRSADYWNRVQQVFQEAVSQDPEARDAFLQSTCAEDEALYNDVMALLETDGDAPAFLDEPPNWSDAPWSDEQEQQGPQLPDPYDVIKPLGKGGMGRVYLARRTDVGTRVALKMIRPERTSEKLRERFLAERRIHAKLTHPNIARVLDAGITDADVPFLVMEYVDGVPLTTYANAYQLSVRERLRLFERVCEAVAYAHRNLVVHRDLKPGNILITDKGDTSHPKGTVKLLDFGIAKPLYPEEDGLTRTGGRLMTPKYAAPEQIAGEQITTATDVYALGVLLYELLTGALPYDWPNDATPHVIEQHILEARPVALADAVSTSASDAEVRALERQTDPASLRRMLRGDLNVICQKALRKEPEQRYASAEQLARDVERVLAHRPIEARPATWWYRTRTFAQRNTATVVAASLALVFLLGGLGTSLWQARVAEQQRDQAQQNAAEAQAVSDFLVRLFDASDPAESRGLQVTARELLARGRTRIGALKDQPGVYAEMTNVMGNVYASLGEYATAESLLTKAVALRTTTDEAPAERAQALSDLGGLYWQQGRYAKSLGPLQRALTLLKQQTSPPQELLSETYNRLGIAMSKLYRMEEAATYRAQSLALARKLYGEESVEVAAGANNLAVMLQNMGRYAEALPHARTMLRIVQDLRQAPHPYIATGHTNVGLIAKDALMLDTARVHLQKALAMRRAIYGTEDPRTAISYHNLAEALYYAGNYAEARRLSERAQVLQSAVYSESHPGQADVLHTYGLILRAQGNYAAARKTLQQTLDLRTRLLGPDHPRTGRTWAALGWCEHLAGNDSTAARALQQAARIYAQQRTQGHPFRHVITVYQGAVAVARGRRAAGLQQLKDGYDRLLATAEGRERRGAEVAARVLSTTYRAAGQSAQAQTWQQRQAAVTYASSVASRYPRPRTVSMTDRKP, from the coding sequence ATGTCATCCAATCGCTCCGCCGATTACTGGAACCGCGTCCAGCAGGTGTTTCAGGAAGCGGTTTCACAAGATCCGGAGGCCCGCGACGCATTCCTGCAATCGACCTGTGCCGAAGACGAGGCCCTCTACAACGACGTGATGGCGCTGCTGGAGACCGACGGCGACGCCCCGGCGTTCCTCGACGAGCCCCCCAACTGGTCCGACGCGCCATGGTCAGACGAACAGGAACAGCAGGGGCCGCAGCTTCCCGATCCGTACGACGTCATCAAGCCGCTGGGGAAGGGCGGCATGGGCCGGGTGTATCTGGCGCGCCGCACCGACGTGGGCACCCGCGTGGCGCTCAAGATGATACGCCCCGAACGCACCTCCGAGAAGCTGCGCGAGCGGTTTTTGGCCGAGCGGCGCATCCATGCCAAGCTCACGCATCCCAACATCGCCCGCGTGCTCGATGCTGGAATCACCGACGCGGACGTGCCGTTTTTGGTGATGGAGTACGTGGACGGCGTGCCGCTCACCACCTACGCCAATGCCTATCAGCTGTCGGTGCGCGAGCGGTTGCGGCTGTTTGAGAGGGTATGCGAGGCGGTGGCCTACGCGCACCGCAACTTGGTGGTGCACCGCGATCTAAAGCCCGGAAACATCCTCATTACGGATAAAGGCGATACGTCGCACCCAAAGGGTACGGTAAAGCTGCTCGATTTTGGCATCGCGAAGCCCTTGTACCCCGAGGAGGACGGACTGACCCGCACCGGCGGCCGCCTGATGACGCCCAAGTACGCCGCCCCCGAGCAAATTGCCGGCGAGCAAATCACCACCGCCACCGATGTGTACGCGCTGGGCGTGCTGCTCTACGAACTGCTGACGGGCGCGCTGCCGTACGACTGGCCCAACGATGCCACGCCACACGTCATCGAACAGCACATCCTGGAGGCGCGCCCGGTGGCGCTGGCCGACGCGGTGAGCACCTCCGCGAGCGATGCGGAAGTTCGGGCCCTGGAGCGCCAGACCGATCCGGCCAGCCTGCGGCGCATGCTGCGTGGCGATCTCAACGTCATCTGCCAAAAGGCGCTTCGCAAGGAACCGGAGCAGCGGTATGCCTCGGCCGAGCAGCTCGCCCGCGACGTGGAGCGCGTGCTAGCGCATCGTCCCATTGAGGCGCGGCCCGCGACGTGGTGGTACCGCACCCGTACCTTTGCGCAGCGCAACACGGCGACCGTTGTGGCCGCTAGCCTGGCGCTGGTGTTTCTGCTAGGCGGACTGGGCACTTCGTTGTGGCAGGCGCGCGTGGCCGAGCAACAACGCGACCAGGCCCAGCAGAACGCCGCCGAGGCGCAGGCCGTCTCCGACTTCCTCGTGCGACTGTTCGACGCCAGCGATCCCGCCGAAAGCCGCGGCTTGCAAGTTACCGCCCGCGAGCTGCTCGCCCGCGGCCGCACCCGCATCGGCGCGCTCAAGGACCAACCGGGCGTGTACGCAGAGATGACCAACGTGATGGGCAACGTGTACGCCTCGTTGGGCGAATACGCCACGGCCGAGTCGCTCCTCACCAAGGCCGTGGCCCTCCGCACCACAACCGACGAAGCGCCCGCAGAACGCGCCCAGGCCCTGAGCGACCTGGGCGGCTTGTATTGGCAACAAGGGCGCTACGCCAAGAGCCTCGGCCCTTTGCAGCGTGCCCTCACCCTGCTCAAGCAGCAAACCTCCCCCCCGCAAGAGTTGCTGTCGGAGACGTACAACCGGCTGGGCATCGCCATGAGCAAGCTGTACCGCATGGAGGAGGCTGCGACGTACCGCGCCCAGAGCTTAGCTCTTGCGCGTAAGCTTTATGGCGAAGAAAGCGTTGAGGTGGCGGCTGGGGCAAATAACCTGGCGGTCATGCTCCAAAACATGGGACGCTACGCCGAGGCGCTGCCGCATGCGCGCACCATGCTCCGTATCGTACAGGACTTGCGGCAAGCGCCGCATCCGTACATTGCGACGGGGCATACCAATGTGGGCCTCATTGCCAAAGACGCCCTCATGCTCGACACCGCTCGGGTGCATCTACAAAAGGCGCTGGCCATGCGGCGTGCCATTTACGGCACGGAAGACCCGCGCACCGCCATCTCGTATCACAATTTGGCCGAAGCGCTCTACTACGCGGGCAACTATGCCGAGGCACGGCGCCTCAGCGAGCGTGCACAGGTGTTGCAATCTGCCGTGTACAGCGAGTCGCATCCCGGACAGGCCGACGTGTTGCACACCTACGGACTCATCCTGCGGGCGCAAGGGAACTACGCCGCGGCCCGCAAGACCCTGCAGCAGACGCTTGACCTGCGCACGCGCCTGCTAGGCCCCGATCATCCCCGCACGGGGCGCACGTGGGCCGCGCTCGGCTGGTGCGAACACCTCGCGGGCAACGACTCCACCGCGGCGCGCGCGCTGCAACAAGCGGCGCGCATCTACGCGCAACAGCGCACCCAAGGACACCCGTTTCGGCATGTGATTACGGTGTACCAGGGTGCCGTTGCGGTGGCCCGCGGCCGCCGGGCCGCCGGGCTGCAGCAGCTGAAAGACGGCTACGACCGTCTGCTAGCGACCGCGGAAGGGCGCGAGCGTCGGGGGGCCGAGGTCGCCGCCCGCGTGCTTTCCACAACCTATCGAGCGGCCGGGCAATCGGCCCAGGCCCAAACGTGGCAGCAGCGCCAGGCCGCCGTTACCTACGCGTCGTCCGTTGCAAGTCGATACCCGCGGCCGCGCACCGTCTCAATGACCGATCGCAAGCCGTAG
- a CDS encoding winged helix-turn-helix domain-containing protein, which produces MNLVDPTTSLTICLVSKTDAVASAVRVALLPPHTLHVFPLADLLDAETHAFTPAGQDVLSCAETADAVLLEWSSHQGPPVSMLTHAIHQKMAEHRTFVPLIGLCTGSTNDMLTAWEAGVDDVLQFPLHAAVLKARIGAYRRMVDRGQRQQMRVLEHIVDGGDETFEHLASAELQDAVHEALQGDAPDDVSTDDAPPPASTQALETAVERVARELVEEVSRVMHRLLDTERAALNAQHEQLTVGPLTLDYGTYRLYVEDESIELTPKEFDLLAYLMQQNGAVCTRHEILTDVWEMDFDTGTSMVDSYIYFLRQKLEPYGLRSVIETVRGRGYRLATDDA; this is translated from the coding sequence ATGAACCTCGTTGATCCCACGACTTCTTTAACCATTTGTCTCGTCTCTAAGACAGACGCCGTCGCGTCTGCTGTGCGCGTCGCCCTTCTGCCGCCGCACACCCTCCATGTTTTTCCCCTCGCTGACCTCCTCGACGCCGAGACGCACGCCTTTACGCCTGCCGGCCAAGACGTCCTTTCATGCGCCGAGACGGCCGACGCCGTACTTTTGGAGTGGTCCTCGCACCAGGGCCCTCCGGTAAGCATGCTAACCCACGCCATCCATCAAAAGATGGCCGAGCACCGCACATTTGTCCCGTTAATTGGCCTGTGCACCGGCAGCACAAACGACATGCTGACCGCGTGGGAAGCCGGTGTGGACGACGTACTGCAGTTTCCCCTGCATGCTGCCGTACTCAAGGCCCGCATTGGGGCCTACCGGCGCATGGTAGATCGCGGGCAGCGCCAGCAAATGCGCGTACTGGAGCACATTGTGGATGGCGGAGATGAGACCTTCGAGCATTTAGCTTCTGCTGAGCTCCAGGATGCCGTGCACGAGGCCCTTCAGGGTGACGCGCCGGACGATGTCTCTACGGACGATGCGCCCCCTCCTGCTTCTACCCAGGCCCTTGAGACAGCCGTTGAACGCGTGGCCCGCGAGCTTGTGGAGGAAGTGAGCCGCGTGATGCACCGCCTGCTAGATACCGAGCGGGCCGCCCTCAACGCCCAGCATGAGCAGTTGACCGTGGGCCCGCTTACGCTCGACTACGGAACGTATCGGCTGTACGTGGAAGACGAATCCATTGAGCTGACGCCGAAGGAGTTCGACCTGCTGGCCTACCTGATGCAGCAGAACGGCGCGGTGTGCACGCGCCACGAGATTTTGACCGATGTGTGGGAGATGGACTTCGACACGGGCACGAGCATGGTCGACTCATACATCTACTTCCTGCGCCAGAAGCTTGAGCCCTACGGCTTGCGATCGGTCATTGAGACGGTGCGCGGCCGCGGGTATCGACTTGCAACGGACGACGCGTAG
- a CDS encoding DUF2279 domain-containing protein — MLRIACLTVLLMGLLSDAGLAQESPRLVEDRAPQGVAEDRAPARLSPPAVLGTSPHVAPVPANRQALMRDSLTYRPRRFWWGVGGAAALDVVGMTALYQFWYRGTDRTAWHWYDRAGGTRWYDDWFTYVQQDKLGHLYGSWVLTRAAAAYGRWSGLSRPRSAVLGITASTLFQAQIEFFDGFSDAYGASRTDLLANLAGSVLGGAQYAYPEALDWFTLKYSYHPSPYYVPSKLLGNGIQDYQGITFWLSLRPERMLPPRAKPLWPDWLAVAVGHSGTGLAHPVSGLNGGVHQRQLFIGPDVVIGELITLPRPVRFLQPVLSFIRLPLPTFQIAPDARMRWFYF; from the coding sequence ATGCTGCGCATTGCGTGCCTCACCGTTCTTCTGATGGGCCTGCTTTCTGATGCGGGCCTCGCGCAAGAATCACCACGCCTCGTCGAAGATCGTGCGCCGCAAGGCGTAGCGGAAGATCGTGCGCCGGCCCGCTTGTCTCCGCCCGCCGTCCTCGGCACATCGCCTCATGTTGCCCCGGTGCCTGCCAATCGCCAGGCGCTCATGCGCGACTCCCTGACCTACCGCCCGCGGCGTTTTTGGTGGGGCGTGGGCGGCGCGGCGGCGCTCGATGTGGTGGGCATGACAGCGTTGTACCAGTTCTGGTACCGGGGCACCGATCGTACCGCGTGGCACTGGTACGACCGCGCCGGTGGGACGCGGTGGTACGACGACTGGTTCACCTACGTGCAGCAAGACAAACTGGGCCACCTGTACGGGTCATGGGTACTCACGCGGGCGGCGGCCGCGTATGGCCGGTGGAGCGGCCTCTCGCGCCCCCGCTCGGCGGTGCTCGGCATCACGGCGAGCACGCTCTTTCAGGCGCAAATCGAGTTTTTCGATGGCTTCTCGGATGCCTACGGCGCCTCGCGCACCGACCTCCTGGCCAACCTCGCGGGCAGCGTGCTGGGCGGGGCGCAGTATGCCTACCCCGAAGCCCTCGACTGGTTTACGCTCAAGTACTCCTATCATCCCTCGCCCTACTACGTCCCAAGCAAGCTCCTGGGCAATGGCATCCAAGACTACCAGGGGATCACGTTCTGGCTGTCGCTGCGCCCCGAGCGTATGCTTCCACCCCGTGCAAAACCGTTGTGGCCCGACTGGCTTGCGGTGGCGGTGGGACACAGCGGCACGGGCCTGGCCCATCCCGTCTCCGGCCTCAATGGCGGCGTCCACCAGCGGCAGCTCTTCATTGGCCCCGATGTCGTCATCGGCGAGCTGATCACCCTGCCGCGCCCCGTGCGCTTTCTGCAGCCGGTGCTCTCCTTCATCCGCCTCCCCCTGCCCACCTTTCAGATAGCCCCGGACGCCCGCATGCGCTGGTTCTACTTCTGA
- a CDS encoding PhzF family phenazine biosynthesis protein, with protein sequence MTCYHVDAFADAPFSGNPAAVCVLPGAAPAHWMQAFAAEMNLSETAFVHPYTDAADATAAFALRWFTPTDEVDLCGHATLAAATVLWHTGAVDPNVSITFHTASGALHTWRATGSDGPALWMDFPRASVDSSAEDEVLAAALGAPVERTLRTPFDVMAVMPDADAVRTLTPDLAALKAIDARGVIATAPAAPNRRYDVISRFFAPRVGVPEDPVTGSAHCALATYWGNRLGRDALVGYQASARGGMVHMERHGARVHLGGTSCVVFRLSPVDPSVEPPLVSSS encoded by the coding sequence ATGACGTGTTATCATGTGGATGCCTTTGCCGATGCGCCCTTTAGCGGAAATCCGGCGGCCGTTTGCGTGCTTCCGGGCGCGGCGCCCGCGCACTGGATGCAGGCGTTTGCTGCCGAAATGAACCTCTCAGAAACGGCGTTTGTGCATCCGTACACCGATGCAGCGGATGCCACGGCGGCTTTTGCCCTGCGATGGTTCACGCCCACGGACGAGGTGGACCTGTGCGGGCACGCCACGCTCGCGGCGGCAACTGTGCTGTGGCACACCGGCGCGGTGGACCCAAACGTGTCTATTACGTTTCACACCGCGAGCGGCGCATTGCACACGTGGCGCGCCACGGGCTCCGATGGGCCTGCCCTCTGGATGGATTTTCCGCGGGCGTCGGTAGATTCTTCCGCTGAGGATGAAGTTCTTGCCGCTGCGCTGGGCGCTCCGGTCGAGCGCACGCTGCGCACCCCGTTCGACGTGATGGCCGTCATGCCCGATGCCGACGCGGTTCGCACGCTCACCCCCGACCTTGCGGCGCTCAAGGCCATCGACGCGCGCGGCGTCATCGCAACGGCGCCGGCTGCCCCCAACCGCCGCTACGACGTCATCTCGCGGTTTTTTGCGCCCCGCGTGGGCGTACCGGAAGATCCGGTTACGGGATCGGCGCACTGCGCGCTGGCCACCTACTGGGGCAACCGGTTGGGCCGCGACGCCCTGGTCGGGTATCAGGCGTCGGCGCGCGGCGGCATGGTGCACATGGAGCGCCACGGCGCGCGCGTTCACCTGGGAGGCACAAGTTGTGTGGTGTTTCGTTTGTCGCCTGTCGACCCGTCGGTTGAACCGCCGCTCGTTTCCTCGTCCTAA